The genome window CGGGCGAACAACCGGACGTCCCGCTTCGCTCGCCGCCAGCCGAAATTGAACAGGAGATCGACGTGTTTCGGTTTGCTCCCTATGTCATCAAGAGTCTTGTGGGACACGCCTCCCGCACGCTGCTGACCATCAGCGGGGCTGCGGTCGCCATTTTTGTATTCTGCTTCGTGGGAGCGGTGCAGGAAGGTTTGCAGCGGCTGACGTCCGACAAGGACGCGCAGCGTACGCTGATTGTGTTCCAAGAGAACCGCTTCTGCCCCACCAGCAGTCGCCTTCCGGAAGACTACGCCAAGACGATTCTTCAGGTCGACGGCGTGAAAGAGGTCATGCCGGTGCAGGTCTGGACGAACAATTGCCGGGCCAGTCTCGACATTATCGTCTTCAACGGCGTTCCGGCGACGCAGCTCCGCCAAGCGAGAGACATCGAGTTGATCGAAGGGGACTGGGGAACATTTGAATCACAGCGGGACGCAGCGGTCGTCGGCCGCAATGTCGCCCAACGCCGCCGTCTCCGGGTGGGGGATCAATTCTCGATCGGCGAGATGAACGTGAAAGTGGCCGGGCTGTTCCGCTCCCACGTTCCCGCGGAAGAAAACCTGATTTACACGAGCCTCCCGTTCCTGCAGTACACAAAGGGGATGGACTCCGCCGGCCTTGTGACGATGCACGAGGTCCAGCTGACGGAGGAGGCCGATCCGGACGCGGTGGCGGCCGCGATCGATGCCGCGCTCCGCTCCGGCCCGGTCGCCACCGCGACTCGCCGCAAAGGAGCGTTTCAAACGAGCACCCTATCGGACCTCGTCGACCTCATCGGCTTTGCCCATTGGCTAGGTTACGCTAGCGTCGGCCTCGTTCTGGCACTCGTCGCAACGACGACGATCATGTCCGTCCAGGACCGCGTGAAAGAACATGCCGTTCTCCAGACTCTCGGCGTTCGGCCCGGCCGCATCTTTCGGCTGATCCTGGTGGAGAGCCTGCTCCTTTGTGTCTTGGGAGGGACAATCGGAACCGGAGCGGCAATGGGCGTTCTGGGATGGAGCGGCTTGGCGATTGGGGCGGAGGGGGTCACGATCGCCTTTCGGCCATCTCTTTTGCTCGCCTGCTCGTCCTTGATTGTGGCCACAGCTGTAGGTCTTGCCGCAGGCGTTCTCCCGGCGATCCAGGCAAGCAGAACGAGTATCGTCGAGGCGCTTCGTGAGGCGTAGTTCGTCGCGGCGAAGCTCGAAGAACTGCGACGTCTCTGCGAGACGATCTGCGGATATCGCTGGACTGTGGAACTGTCAGTTGTCGAAGGACCGAAGAGTCTGGTTCGCAGCGACTAGGTCTTCTTCAGAACTCCCGCCGCCACAGCGGCCTTCTCGATCGCCCTCTCGACTCGCTTTCGGACGGCCTCCTCTGTCGCCCCAGCCGATGCCGCCAGTTCATTCCAATCAGCACCGTTCATTCGTCTCTCGATGAGGGAGCGGTCGGCGTCGGAACAGTGCGTGTAGACTCGCTCAACGAGCTCCTGCATCTCAAGGATCCGCTCGACGTGATCAGTCGACTCCTGCAGTGAGGCCAGCAACTCGTCACCGCCCAGTTCCGTACGCCGGGCGTCCCGCTTTTTGGCGTGTTGAAGAGCCACTGCGTCATAGATTCGATTCTGTGCAATCTGCAGGAGCAGTGCTCTGAGCTTGGCGGGATCTGAGATATCGAGCTCATCCGAATCGAGAGAGCGGAAGAATCGGGCGAGAACGGACTGACAGATATCCAATGAGTCGACGAACCGCCGGACCGAGCTCGACGTCATCCGAAAGCGAATGAATCGACGGAGCTCAGGCTCGTAGTCTCGAACAAGCGACGTACACGCGTCTTCATCGCCCGTGCGGATTCGCTCGATCAAGTTGGCCAGATCCATCGCTCTTCCTGGAGGCTGTCCGACTGGCCGACGTTGGAAGGCCACGGATTGGGTGATAATGCCGTCACTCGACGATTGCAAATGCGCTGACGACCGCAGGCGAACGGGCGAGGTTCCAGGGGAAAAAACTCCAGAAAGTGTGTCCGGGCCGAGAAGGACCGCCGTTTGGATTGGCAGAACAGACATCCATGCGGGCTGCCACAGATCGATGTCCGATCCCCTCCGTCCGCAATCCAATCTGGAGAAGAGTGATGAAAGGTCTGCTGAAACTGATGGTCCTGTCCGTCGTCACCGTTGTGCCCGCGGTGTGGCCGAGCAACGCTCAGGCCGGGCTCTGTGGTCCGCTGACGGTTGAGAACCGGTCGAATGAATGCGTGAAAATCTTCTTCAACAACGGCTACGTCGGCACCGTTCACGAAGGCGGGACGATGACATTCCAGATGGAAGACCATCAGGATGCGACGACGATCAAGGCCATCTGCGAGGACGGTGATCAGGTAGCCCGCGTGCACTTTCACGGCTTGCGAAACCAGTACCGGATGGTGATCCCGTAACGGACGACGAAACTCTCAAGTCTTTGAAGGGGCGAGTTGGAGATCCAGCTCGCCCCTTTCTTCGCGCGCCGAGCGAACCTTCAGACGTTTCGAAAATCCGCAGATTTCTTGTCCGGCCCCAGCGTCATCCCCGTTTTCATTGGCAGAACGCAACTCATACGGTAGTCCAGTCAGCCTGATGTTCAGGTCGCACAAGACTGCCTGTCCTGGAGAAGACTCGTGAAGACTCGCATTCTTGCCACTCTGTTTTCCATCGCCTTTGTGCTCCCCGCTGGCCTCGCCAACTCCGCGGAAGCGGGGCACGGTCATTTCCACGGCAGTATTCCCCAGAGCGGGTATTACGGGGGAGGCTACACCGCACCGATCTACCACGGCCCTTCGGTTCACTACGATCGCGTCTTTCACCCGACCTACACCCATTGGACTCCGAGTGGCGGAGTGCACTCCCACGGCCACTACGACGCAGTTCCGCACTACACTCCGGGACACGTTGACACGGTCCACAACGGCCACATCCACGGCAACCCCTGGTATCACCACTAGGAACTTGTCGAGTCTGTGATCATTCAAGAAGGAGGCCTCCCCAGAGCTTGTTGGGGAGGCTTTTCTTTTTTCTGGGGCATTCGAACGGAATCGCCCTGTTAACAGCGGCGGCTCGGCCCCGGTCGTTCAGCTTACACCGACACCAAGCCAACGGCCGGCGTGAACGGAACACCGTAAAGACAG of Planctomyces sp. SH-PL14 contains these proteins:
- a CDS encoding ABC transporter permease, translating into MFRFAPYVIKSLVGHASRTLLTISGAAVAIFVFCFVGAVQEGLQRLTSDKDAQRTLIVFQENRFCPTSSRLPEDYAKTILQVDGVKEVMPVQVWTNNCRASLDIIVFNGVPATQLRQARDIELIEGDWGTFESQRDAAVVGRNVAQRRRLRVGDQFSIGEMNVKVAGLFRSHVPAEENLIYTSLPFLQYTKGMDSAGLVTMHEVQLTEEADPDAVAAAIDAALRSGPVATATRRKGAFQTSTLSDLVDLIGFAHWLGYASVGLVLALVATTTIMSVQDRVKEHAVLQTLGVRPGRIFRLILVESLLLCVLGGTIGTGAAMGVLGWSGLAIGAEGVTIAFRPSLLLACSSLIVATAVGLAAGVLPAIQASRTSIVEALREA
- a CDS encoding RNA polymerase sigma factor — translated: MDLANLIERIRTGDEDACTSLVRDYEPELRRFIRFRMTSSSVRRFVDSLDICQSVLARFFRSLDSDELDISDPAKLRALLLQIAQNRIYDAVALQHAKKRDARRTELGGDELLASLQESTDHVERILEMQELVERVYTHCSDADRSLIERRMNGADWNELAASAGATEEAVRKRVERAIEKAAVAAGVLKKT